The proteins below come from a single Saccharophagus degradans 2-40 genomic window:
- a CDS encoding type II secretion system F family protein — MSKFKYSGRSKQGQVLTGEMEAATVDAVASALIGRGITPVKIEPFSAASSYMRQLNSALGGDKVGTNDLIMFCRQMYTITKSGIPLTRGIRGLGASIRHEHFRDVLGDVAERLEAGVGLSQAMRHHPKVFNSLFVSMVAVGETSGNLDEIFRQIGFYLERDEETRKRIKQATRYPTFVSIAIVLAMAAVNIWVVPAFADMFAKFDADLPIVTRILIFTSNAFVNYWLLMLVVVGGMVGGAYYYLNTPEGALQWGKKRLKMPLVGELIERATMARYARSFGLMLRAGVPVNQALALCAAAIDNPYIAAKIQQIRQSIERGESLLRTHLQAEMFTPLVLQMIAVGEESGQVEALLTEVAEFYEREVDYDLKTLTDRIEPILIIVMAAFVALLAVGIFLPMWSMYEVQA; from the coding sequence ATGTCTAAGTTTAAATATTCCGGCCGCTCGAAGCAGGGGCAGGTATTAACCGGCGAAATGGAAGCTGCAACGGTTGATGCGGTGGCGTCGGCACTTATTGGGCGCGGCATTACACCAGTAAAAATCGAACCCTTTTCTGCTGCCTCATCGTATATGCGGCAGCTAAATAGCGCGCTGGGTGGCGATAAGGTGGGCACTAACGACCTGATTATGTTTTGTCGCCAAATGTACACCATTACCAAATCGGGTATTCCACTAACCCGAGGTATTCGCGGCTTGGGCGCAAGTATTCGCCACGAGCACTTTAGAGATGTACTCGGCGATGTAGCTGAACGTTTAGAGGCTGGTGTAGGCTTGTCGCAAGCAATGCGTCATCATCCTAAAGTGTTTAATAGTTTATTTGTAAGCATGGTTGCTGTGGGCGAAACCAGCGGCAACCTCGACGAAATATTTCGCCAAATAGGTTTTTACTTAGAGCGCGACGAAGAAACACGTAAACGTATTAAGCAAGCAACGCGTTACCCAACGTTTGTAAGCATCGCTATTGTGCTGGCAATGGCTGCGGTAAATATTTGGGTTGTGCCAGCATTTGCGGATATGTTTGCCAAATTTGATGCAGACCTGCCAATTGTGACCCGTATTTTAATTTTTACCTCTAATGCATTTGTAAATTATTGGTTACTTATGTTGGTTGTTGTAGGTGGTATGGTAGGTGGTGCTTACTATTATTTGAATACGCCAGAGGGAGCGTTGCAGTGGGGTAAAAAGCGGTTAAAAATGCCGTTGGTTGGCGAGCTAATCGAGCGCGCTACCATGGCCCGTTATGCGCGTAGTTTTGGTTTGATGTTGCGCGCAGGTGTTCCGGTGAACCAGGCCTTGGCTCTGTGCGCAGCAGCAATCGACAACCCCTATATCGCCGCAAAAATACAGCAAATTAGACAAAGCATTGAGCGCGGTGAAAGCTTATTGCGTACTCATCTTCAAGCGGAAATGTTTACACCACTGGTTTTGCAAATGATAGCCGTAGGCGAAGAGAGCGGCCAAGTAGAGGCGCTGCTCACCGAAGTAGCGGAATTCTACGAGCGTGAAGTGGACTACGACTTAAAAACGCTTACCGATCGTATTGAACCTATATTAATTATTGTTATGGCGGCGTTTGTGGCTCTGTTAGCTGTAGGCATTTTTCTCCCAATGTGGAGCATGTACGAAGTACAGGCGTAA
- a CDS encoding prepilin-type N-terminal cleavage/methylation domain-containing protein, whose amino-acid sequence MKHAKFTVEGTCKQRGFSLFELLLVIIIISLLIYLGYDKYSPQMANAAEKMIEYQASTFSRAVSTINAQSKIDNKGYVEYGGDKNSRIYVNEFGWPANTNRTMSPKYYNQTPEECKQLWDMIFKNAPSSAIGYIDQKNKPDFKISSINARICRYELVRKQEGTYFFDYDLSTGNIVVSHP is encoded by the coding sequence ATGAAACATGCTAAGTTTACTGTCGAAGGTACTTGTAAGCAGCGAGGGTTTAGTTTATTTGAACTTTTACTTGTTATTATAATTATTTCACTTCTTATATATTTGGGTTATGACAAATATTCTCCGCAAATGGCTAACGCCGCTGAAAAAATGATTGAATATCAGGCGTCCACTTTTTCCCGGGCCGTTTCAACTATTAACGCGCAAAGTAAAATAGATAACAAAGGATACGTTGAGTACGGTGGCGATAAAAATAGTCGTATCTATGTTAATGAATTCGGTTGGCCAGCCAATACAAACAGAACAATGTCACCAAAGTACTACAACCAAACCCCGGAAGAGTGCAAACAACTATGGGATATGATTTTTAAAAATGCGCCTTCAAGTGCTATTGGTTATATCGATCAAAAAAATAAGCCAGATTTTAAAATTTCTTCAATAAATGCACGTATTTGCCGATATGAATTAGTAAGAAAACAGGAAGGAACCTATTTCTTTGACTATGATTTAAGTACAGGAAATATTGTTGTTTCGCACCCTTAA
- a CDS encoding type II secretion system protein encodes MVKKQSGFTLIELIAVIVILGILAATAVPKFVDLSDAAETATARNIAGSIESSSALNHAVDIAVEASLTSETFEVIDDCEDGALLLTGGLPTGYTITAAAVADKATVSCNLVYNSTSYPFNVIGTR; translated from the coding sequence ATGGTTAAGAAACAATCAGGCTTTACACTAATTGAGTTAATTGCAGTTATTGTAATATTAGGGATTTTGGCTGCCACAGCAGTACCAAAATTTGTGGACTTATCAGACGCAGCGGAAACCGCTACGGCTAGGAATATTGCTGGCAGTATCGAAAGCTCCAGCGCGTTAAACCACGCAGTGGATATTGCTGTAGAGGCAAGTCTCACCAGTGAAACGTTTGAAGTGATTGATGACTGCGAAGATGGCGCATTACTACTAACAGGTGGGTTACCTACTGGTTACACCATTACAGCAGCCGCAGTTGCCGATAAGGCGACAGTGAGTTGTAACCTTGTTTATAACTCAACAAGCTACCCATTTAATGTTATTGGAACGCGATAG
- a CDS encoding pilus assembly FimT family protein, which produces MRCKPNNTGFTLVELIAVIVVIAALSVTVVQRLIPASSYQLQGARDQLVTAFQSAQQLAMVRTAAVRLTTSGSQIDILQDTDNDGVPDTSVTIAGQNYPLTLAAAATLSSASFDFDRLGHTSSAVVVVTAGSSNVNVNVTATGYIY; this is translated from the coding sequence ATGAGGTGTAAGCCAAATAATACCGGCTTTACATTGGTCGAACTTATTGCGGTAATCGTCGTGATTGCCGCACTTTCTGTTACCGTCGTTCAACGGTTAATTCCCGCTAGTTCCTATCAGTTACAAGGTGCCCGTGATCAATTGGTTACGGCTTTTCAATCTGCCCAGCAACTTGCAATGGTACGAACGGCTGCGGTTAGGCTAACTACGTCAGGGTCTCAAATAGATATATTACAAGATACTGATAACGATGGCGTGCCCGACACTAGTGTGACCATTGCAGGGCAAAATTACCCCCTTACGCTTGCTGCGGCGGCAACCCTTTCATCCGCAAGTTTCGATTTTGATCGATTAGGTCACACATCGTCGGCCGTAGTCGTAGTTACGGCTGGTTCTAGCAATGTTAATGTGAATGTAACCGCCACAGGCTATATCTATTAA